A region of the Drosophila subpulchrella strain 33 F10 #4 breed RU33 chromosome 3L, RU_Dsub_v1.1 Primary Assembly, whole genome shotgun sequence genome:
GTTATGAACGTTGTCTTTTACAATTTAGAATTTACCGCATTCGATCTTAAAAAACGTATTCTCCTGCTGGTCGGGACTGATTGACGTCTATCTACTGCCGAATAAGAACTGCGGCTACGTCAAGTTTGCGGAGACTGAGAGTGCCCAGTTGGCCATTGACACTCTAAATGGCGCCGAAATATGCGGCACTAAAATTAAGGTATGAACTTTGAAGTCCATTTTAACTTGAATTCCCccaaatcaaattttgttaTACCTTTTTGAAGTctttaaatatggaaaagtTGCATCTTTCAGTAAAGACATTTTATTTGAGCATAAATGGAGTAATTGTATCACCTCCAATCCTATTTCAGGTCATGGAGGCGGAGGAGCGCAATGGATCCGACGGCGATGACGGTGGGCGAAAACGTCTAAGGCGTAACTGAGTGTAAGTAGCTAGTTGAGAAAGCATAATTCTTGTATCTATATGTAGCCATATTTGGAATGAGTGTGTGCCGTGGTCCGAGGTAAGTATTTGTGTAAATTCCAAACCGAAACTAGTTAACGATCTTAATTGGGCATTCGCTTAACGCTTATGTACAGAGACTTCTGTTCGACCAAGCGAATAGTATGGTATTTACTCCGTGCACCGGTTGGCCAATGACGATATCTATGCCGCCACTGAGCGGGAACATAATAAGTCAAACCATTTTTATCTTTCTGTCTCCACAGACCCACTGACAACCAAGAACTTACAATGTACGAGTACGAAACTAACTTGAGAACACAGTCCGATAAAAAACAGTTCAACtgaccaccaccaaccacGCAACAACCAAACAACAAGAACAGCAACATCCACCACCACATCAACACTCTCTGAACGGAATGCCACAAGAACCACGAAGACTGGAGAACACAGaccggaaacggaaacggcGAACTGAGAACGGAGACGGGTGAACAAACAACCAACGAAGTCACTACACCCATTGACTACTATTGACTAACTCAAGGGGCTCTCGTACGGAGCACTTGTAGAAAGACTCTTTCGACCCATAAACGGATCCAACGAAACCGCAATGCTTGCTATATCATATATACAAAATGGCGTATATATGTGTAAACATACCGCTTGGGGGACTTTTGAATCTCCCGTaatacagaaaaaaaaactgtaTAACATAAACTATTAATAACGTATTCCGACGAGATACAGAAACCCGATGAATTCAAGCAATGAATTTCCCAAGAGTATTGACTCTGTCTCGTAAACTCACGATTTAGCCGTGCgtaaaatacatttcttttttatatatatattagatTTAACTCATATTTTACTGAGAAGCCCAATAAATAATGCATAATATATGGAAAACGTAAAGAGTATTTTGTTTCAATTACGTATATTTGGGAAGGTTAAGAAATACTCGTTCATAAATGTTTGGATGTGTAATACCCATTCAAATTAGCATCGAGAAGATGTCCAAGCGAACTGGACATTGGCCAATCCGTTCAGAATGTTAGTTGTAGCTTATGCAACAATCCAAAGGTGTCCCTGTAGCACCAAGTTCAGTTTCAAGCCAGTCTACAAAATTAAGGATGTCAAAACCCTGATGCGCCTCTTGAAATAACACGATTTAAAGGGCCTTGGGTGGCATTTTACTTTTAAAGGTCCTGAAAAAGCGAGCTGCCGAAATACTTTTCATCATTAGACCCATtgacaaaaattatttattctaCGATAGGACCGCTAACTTTTTGGTGAGTTTATTTGTTATGGTAATAAATAATCCAAAAACGGTATGTAACAAAGCGAATTAAAGCTAGATCTAGGGCTTTCATTTATTAACTTATGTTATAAGGTGTACTTTGTTAGTAAACTATTAGCAATATGTTTACATAAGATCCAGTTTgattgaaattaaattaaatattttttatttccattCAGGTTCCAGAAACTATGGCCTCAAGAAACTAATTCCCAAGCGCATGAAGGCGGCCAATAAGAAGCCCAGAGACAACGACCATTTGGCCGACGTTCTGGAAGTCTACAAAACCTGAAGGGCGTGAATCCTACGTATAATTAGTATTTTAGATTAGCCAATAAAAATAACTCTCAATGGAAGTAAGGACGCTCGAAAAAGGGCgttataaatttctttaccCACTCATAATATGTTTGgtatattttcaataaataaattgttataaaaagtatatttctCAGAGCTGCTGAGTAGAATATATCGATGGTTGCCAATCGTCGAGTAACGTCCATCACTAGATTTTGTGTATACGGCCATCAATTTTCAAAGAGGAAAAAGTGAAGTGAATTGAAAAGTTAACCAAGCAGAAAGTAGAACAGAACCATGTCGGACTTCAGATCCCAATCTCGCAGTGGTGGAGGACGTGGCGGTCGAGAGGAGTTTTCCAACGACGACGATCCGCCGATGTCGCGGCTGTTCATCATTTGCAACAAGGCCCACACGGAGCAGGACCTCCGTGAGGCATTTTCACCGTACGGCGATATGGAGGACATTTGGGTGGTGAAGGACAAGCACACTCAGGAGAACAAGGGAATCGCCTACGTTAAGTTCTCCAAGACCTCTGATGCGGCCAAGGCCCAGGAGGAGATGAACGGCAAGACCATCGGCAACTTGGACCGCACCCTGAAAGTCCTCGTGGCAGCCAAGTAAGATTAGTTATTGGTTATACCCGCAAGCAGGGCCTAATCATTTCCTCCAACTTTTCAGCCGCAATCAGGGCTCGAATAAGTCTGAAAACGAGCAGGAAAAGTATGTAAGACTGTTCATAGTGATCCCCAAAACGGCCACCGAGGAGGACATCCGCGAAGAGTTCTCCCAATGGGGCGAGGTGGAACACGTCACAATTGTCAAGGAGAAGAATAATGGCAGTCCCAAGGGTTTCGGCTATGTCCGCTTCACCAAGTGCGTGGCCAAAGCAGCGTTACTAAGTCTTCAGGCCTGACTAATCTATATCTTAATTGACAGGTTCTACCATGCAGCTGTGGCCTTTGAGAACTGCTCGGCCAAGTACAAGGCTGTGTTTGCCGAACCGAAGGGTTCTACTCGCTCACAGAGGGACCAGTACGGTCGTCCCTCCGAGGATAATCACTTGTTCAGTGGCTCGGGACGTGGAAATTCCAATTTCAATGGCGGTGGAAATGGCAGGGATGGTGGCAACAACGGCAGCTACAACAACGACTGGAATGTGTCCCAGAACAACGACATGTCGGCCTTTCTACGCATGCAGAATGTCCCTGTTGCCCAGCCCTCGTGCCTCGAGGTGAATGTCAGCAATTGCGTCAACCAGGATCAGCTCTGGCGACTCTTCGATATCATTCCCGGTCTAGATTATTGCCAAATCATGCGGGAAAGTGAGTTTTCTTTCTAATTTCTCTGCAAGCATTTTAAAGTTCTTATACTATCCTTCACAGGTGGACCGCGCACCAATGAAGCCTTAGTAGTGTACGACAACCCAGAAGCTGCTATTTATGCGAAGTAAATTTAGTTCTATAGACATATTGAAACGACGATTTAATGTCTCTTTTCTGTAGGGATAAACTTCATGGCCTGGAATATCCCGTGGGCGAACGCTTAATTGTCAAAGTGAATGGAATGAGCTCGGCTCGAATGGACACATCCTTTATAGACAGTACGAGAGTTAAATCTTTTAAGGGGTTTAGGCCGCGCCATCACCTGTAGCTATTTATTAAACACTTTTACTTGGTTTACTATCTTAAATTTGCTGGGCCTGAAATGCATGCTTAACGTAGCTATATCTAGTTTCTATAATCTTGTGGTTTTTCATTATAGAGCGCACCAAAAAGGAGGCCATCTGCAATGTGCCCTTGCCCCCAACTCAGCCACTGGCCTCGCCCGACGCCCAGGTGGCCCAGCGTCTGTTCATTGTGCTCTCAGCGGTAGGTACCACTGTACTGTGTCCAATCGACATTAGTTATGAACGTTGTCTCTTACAATTTAGAATTTACCGCAGTCGATCTTGAAAAACATATTCTCCTGCTGGTCGGGACTGATCGACGTCTATCTATTGCCGAACAAGAACTGCGGCTACGTCAAGTTTGCGGAGACTGAGAGTGCCCAGTTGGCCATTGACACTCTAAATGGCGCCGAAATATGCGGCACTAAAATTAAGGTATAAACTTTTTACTTGACTTCCCccaaatcaaattttttttattactttttggagtctttaaatatggaaaggTTGCATCTTTCAGTAATGACATTTTATTTGAGCATAAATGTAGTAATTGTATTACCTCCAATCCTATTTCAGGTCATGGAGGCGGAGGAGCGCAATGGATCCGACGGCGATGACGGTGGGCGAAAACGTCTAAGGCGTAACTGAGTGTAAGTAGCTAGTTGAGAAAGCATAATTCTTGTATCTATATGTAGCCATATTTGGAATGAGTGTGTGCCGTGGTCCGAGGTAAGTATTTGTGCAAATTCCAAACCGAAACTAGTTAACGATCTTAATTGGGCATTCGCTTAACGCTTATGTACAGAGACTTGTGTTCGACCAAGCGAATAGTATGGTATATACTCCGAGCACCGGTTGGCCAATGACGATATCTATGCCGCCACTGAGCGGGAACATAATAAGTCAAACCATTTTTATCTTTCTGTCTCCACAGACCCACTGACAACCAAGAACTTACAGAGAACGCTATGTACGAGTACGTAACTAACTTGAGAATACAGTCCGATAAAACACAGTTCAACTGACCACCACCAATCACGCAACAACCAAACAACAAGAACAGcaacaaccaccaccacatcAACACTCTCTTAACGGAATGCCACAAGAACCACGAAGACTGGAGAACACAGACCGGAAACGGAAACAGAGAACGGAGACGGGGGAACAAACAGCCAACGAATTCACTACACCCATTGACTACTATTGACTAACTCAAGGGGCTCTCGTACAGAGCACTTGTAGAAAGACTCTTTCGACCCATAAACGGATCCAACGAAACCGCAATGCTTGCTATATCATATATACCAAATGTCGTGTATATGTATAAACATACTGCTTGGGGGGCTTCAGACTCTATCCGTGATACAGAAAAATCCTTATAACATAAACTATTACTAACGTATTCCGACGAGATCCTGAAAACCGATGAATTCAAAAACATAATGAATTTCCCAAGAGTATTGACTCTGTCTCGTAAACTCAcgatacatttattttatatattagaTTTAACTGATATTTTACTGTAGAATACGCATAAATAAATCATACTTTATGGAAAACGTAATGAGTTTTGTGTGTTTCAATTATATTTggggaaataaaaataaaatattttttttttagaaatatttaaggtttCACAGGGATCTAAAATAACCCCTTTGTTTTGCTATTTTATGAGAGTTTCACATTCAAACTTTGAAGGTACTGCATATAGTAGAATAACTATTTTATTAGATTCAATAAAAACTAAAGGagttaaaataattgtaactTGTAAACGGTTGACGTAGGAATGTTTCAAAATCAACCGATAGTATTTATAGAGTATAAAGTGAACCAGTTCCAAGCTAGTTCCTCTTCAAGAGGTCGGCTACGCAGCCCTGGTAAACTGGTTCCACAGACAGCTGAGTTGGAATTTGTTTAGACTTTGTGAATGTTTGAATTAATCGACAAAGCtagtttttaataaatataaaaaagtaaaaagcaaacaaaatggATCCAGCACTGCTTAGAGAACGCGAGGCCTTCAAAAAGCGGGCGATGGCCACGCCCACGTGAGTACCACCCATCAGGGCCCCTTCATAAAGATTGTTGCTTGAAAGTAATGTAATATCCTTTCAAAATAGCGTCGAGAAGAAGTCCAAGCCCGATAGACCAGCTCCACCGCCACCCAGCGATGAGTCCAAACGTAAAATGCGTCCTCCGACGGCTCCCAAGCTGGATGCCTCAACGTGAGTTCTTTAGGGGCATATTTTGAGTCAGGATGAGGCTGTTACCATGTGAACTTCTCTCAACCCATTCCCAGATACAAGACCATGTCCGGCAGTTCCCAGTACCGCTTCGGAGTGCTGGCCAAGATTGTGAAATTCATGCGCACACGCCATCAGGACGGCGATGATCATCCACTGACCATTGAGGAGATTCTCGACGAGACCAACCAACTGGACATTGGCCAATCCGTTAAGAATGTTAGTTGTAGTTGGTACACACTTCCTAAGatgataatatatatatttctgttCTAGTGGCTTTCCAGCGAGGCTCTGCACAACAATCCAAAGGTGGAAGCCAGTCCCTGTGGCACCAAGTTTAGTTTCAAGCCAGTCTACAAAATCAAGGATGGCAAAACCCTGATGCGCCTGTTGAAACAACACGATTTAAAGGGCCTGGGTGGCATTTTACTAGATGACGTTCAGGAATCCCTGCCACACTGCGAAAAGGTCCTGAAAAACCGAGCTGCCGAAATACTATTCATCATTAGACCCATTGACAAAAAGAAGATATTATTCTACAACGATAGGACGGCTAACTTTTCGGtgagtttattttttaagg
Encoded here:
- the LOC119553089 gene encoding RNA-binding protein 45-like, with the translated sequence MSDFRSQSRSGGGRGGREEFSNDDDPPMSRLFIICNKAHTEQDLREAFSPYGDMEDIWVVKDKHTQENKGIAYVKFSKTSDAAKAQEEMNGKTIGNLDRTLKVLVAANRNQGSNKSENEQEKYVRLFIVIPKTATEEDIREEFSQWGEVEHVTIVKEKNNGSPKGFGYVRFTKFYHAAVAFENCSAKYKAVFAEPKGSTRSQRDQYGRPSEDNHLFSGSGRGNSNFNGGGNGRDGGNNGSYNNDWNVSQNNDMSAFLRMQNVPVAQPSCLEVNVSNCVNQDQLWRLFDIIPGLDYCQIMRESGPRTNEALVVYDNPEAAIYAKDKLHGLEYPVGERLIVKVNGMSSARMDTSFIDKRTKKEAICNVPLPPTQPLASPDAQVAQRLFIVLSANLPQSILKNIFSCWSGLIDVYLLPNKNCGYVKFAETESAQLAIDTLNGAEICGTKIKVMEAEERNGSDGDDGGRKRLRRN
- the LOC119552989 gene encoding general transcription factor IIE subunit 2, coding for MDPALLREREAFKKRAMATPTVEKKSKPDRPAPPPPSDESKRKMRPPTAPKLDASTYKTMSGSSQYRFGVLAKIVKFMRTRHQDGDDHPLTIEEILDETNQLDIGQSVKNWLSSEALHNNPKVEASPCGTKFSFKPVYKIKDGKTLMRLLKQHDLKGLGGILLDDVQESLPHCEKVLKNRAAEILFIIRPIDKKKILFYNDRTANFSVDEEFQKLWRSATVDAMDDAKIDEYLEKQGIRSMQDHGLKKPVPKRKKAANKKRQFKKPRDNEHLADVLEVYEDNTLTLKGVNPT